The genomic window gcacacacacacacagactcTTATGAGGTgcagaaatgaaaaaaggaaaagtaaaaccTGAAACCACTAAGATGCGTTTGCCGGGAGTCGAACCCGGGTCTATTGCTTGGAAGGCAATTATCCTAACCGTTGGACTACAAACGCTGGTGTTGGTGTCTTTACTGAcaaaactttttcatgaaaagtattCAAAAAAATGCGACGGCTTattacatttaaaaacaaattttgggtATTGACCATTTGAACATTTGATTACCTTGGATGATGTTTGGGTGTTAGATTTAATcatgttatatattttcatttatttctaacAAGCTGGATGTTAGATCCTTTGTCCCTAACAAGCGAACTAAGCTATAAATTTATGATCCTTGCATTTCTAAAACATTAATATCAAGTCAaagccttctcttttttttaactaGAGATATACATGAACTTCAAGGATAATGAGGATCTCGAATTCATATCTGCAGTTGACTGGAATCATGGTTTTATGATACAGCGTGCTTTTTGAGATTTAAATGGTTGTACGTTTTAATGTAATGAAAAACTCATTCATATACTGGAATTGAGAGATAAAGTCCCCTGACAAATTTATTAAAGAGCCATATCGCAATTTACACATTTCGATAGCACAAAAGCAAATCTCTGCATTTTTACTGAACAAAGATTATCTTAAATTGGAACATGTTATGCACAATATATCATTTAAAATCGACACACCTTCTTTGCGAATATGACAAGCTCAATTAGAAGTTATAATAGCATTTTTCTGCTAGCTAGCTAGCTACCAGAAATATTGTTGCAACGCACCCCTCTTGATGAAGAACAAACAGGTACACATCTTCTCAAGTTACTTAAATCTTTAAGCAGCAGCTTCTTCAGGGCGTGCTACAAGTTGCCATCCTGCAGATAATCTGATGACTTCTTTCAAAGCTTCAGTGGGTGCTTCCATGGTCCATGTTGGGTATATCTCACCAGCCTTGAAGAAAGTACTGTGGTCGATGTTCTCTAGCAAACCAGATTCTGTATCACTTACAAACAGATCCCCTTCAGATCTTATGTAACCAGACCCCGCCTCTTCCTTGTCTGCTGCCTGCTCAAACAACAAGACTGGCTTCTTCAGTGGGATGCGGAAGCAGAATTAGATCGTTGGATATATTTCATGCATCCAAAAAGGCACCAGAAGCTTGAAAGTACTAAGAGATACCAAtgatatgcattttcatgtgtTGTCCTAACTAAAAGCATAGAGGCTGAACCAGAAACTAGTGCGCCCAAAAGTGCCGCTAGGTCTTTGTTTACATTGTTGCCAACTTGTGCTGAACAATGAAAAGCTGTTCTGAAACAAGTTCCGGAAGTTTTCGATGATGTTAAAAGATGTCTGTGGTTTTACGCATTATATTATCTCAAGATATCATTTACTCATCAATAAGATCGTTTTTAGATATAACTTCTGTTTTCCATATGAGGCTATACTGCTGCCGAATTCCATGTTTAAATTTGCCTCTTACTTCAACAATTCTCCGAAATTTATATGGTGTGACAACGGAATTATAAACCTGCACACAGTACGGTAACAAAAGCAGACAAAAACAGCAGAAATATATCCAGACCATTAAATTTGTATCTTTATTTTCGAGAATGctgacaagaaaagaaaaggaagatacACTACTATTGAATTTTCTTCATGTACCTTCTCTGTTAGATACTTAAAGGCCTGCTTTTTCTGTCCTGCTTCATAGATATTACACTGGGAAAATATCTGCTTTCAACAAAGAAGGGCATTTAACCAAAATTTAGTTCACAACATAAAGAGAAAATGTCGGTAAAGGGAGAGACAACAGATAAAGCAAAAGCAAGGACTTTGCTTTCTCCGCACCTGCGATTCAATGCTTGCGCAAACGGCATATATCCCCCAGTTCTTAATGTAGTTATTATAGAGATGGACCTTTCCAAATCTCACGCGAGGATGTCTTTGACGAGTCCCGTCAAAAAAGCAATGGTGGATTGTCACCCTAATACACCTATCTTCAATGTGAGTCGGATCTGCTCCGATAAGAATTGTTTTATTATGTTGGGAAAAATGGCATCTGTTGGAAGGACAATGTGAAAAGTGTTAAAGAGGGcacgagaagaagaaaaaaacttaGCTGAGCATAAGAAATCTTAGTGctaaaattttaacaacaaaCGTAGGAGAACATgttgaatctgcttcaaaaattcggatgaaaaaaatgatagatGGTTGAAAAGCACTAAGTTCATAAAAATGTAACAAGAGTATCAGTAACTTTGAACTGGAGAGAAGATAAGCTGGTTAAAGCAATGAAACAaaagcacttgaaaaaaatgttagcaGTGAATGACACAGATGTTGAATAAACAGATACTACAAATATTTACAATGCATGAAGAACTTCTCTGGAGTGTCAATTTCTGTTTATCATATGTTTTTCCATAATCACCTTGAGTAAGCAAAAGATTGTGATTTATTGTTCTTTTcgattcatttttcctttcattccaTCGCTGAAGTTTATTATTTCACAATGGCTATTTGAAGAATCAAACTTTGCAGCTTTCACAGCCAAAATAGGAAGAAGACGCATTCAAGTTCCATTTGTTATCTTGAGTCAGAAAATTCATCTGTTATTTCAGTTCTTCATTTTGTCCACTCTCTaaatgcacacacatatattacGTTTGTTCACTTATATGCGTTTCACATATATTAATTTGTCTCGAACCTTTCTATTTATCACCTGCCGTGAATTCATCCTGTCCCATTTTAAGTCATCCAACATTTTCAGTACGTCATTGTGCTAGAAGTCGATGTTAAAGAATCAACAAGGATGTGTATTACTACTTTATATGTTAAAGAATTTACAAGGATGTATATGATGTTGATAAACATCATGTAGATGTCACTGTAAGTCCTCTATGTAAGGGCATTTGATAGTGTAATACCAATGAAAGTTCCATAGATGCAATCTATAATGTGAAACAATTACCATCAGAACAAAGAGGTTTCTCACATAACTAAATAGACTAGCAACTTAAGTTCCAAGGTAAATTAAGGAAACCGTTTTCCAAAGATACCTAAGAAGTCTATGGACTGCATTCTCCTAGGAAAGTTGTGGAAACAATTCAACTacccgaaaaaaaaaagtcacctGGACACAGTAATATCTGTACTTGCTCGTGTAATGTCAACTAATCCATCATCATAATCACGTAAGCTACAACGATCGATCCAAATGTGCCTTGATTTTGGCTTAATCTGGATGCAGTCAGCATCTCTTCCGCCTTCAAACTCGAGATTGCAGATGATCACATGTTCACACTCCTTTAGTTGCAGACCCTTTCCCGTAAGCTTTATCCTCTGGCCACGGCCATCAATTGTTTTATAAGACGATACTTTCAGGTAAGACGACAGGTGAATTACACCAGAAACTTCAAACACTATCCATAGTGGTTCCTTTCTCCTGCATGCTTCACGAAGTGATCCGAGGCCATCATCTGTACAGCAGAAGCTCATGTAAGTTGCAACATTTAATCCATAAATAGGACAAAAACAGTTCCAAATTGTGCTCTTAGATGAATCGGGGGCTGCCTGCGAGGGAGGTGACGCGGTAGACGGCCCCATGGAGTCCGCCGATGGCAAAGCGGCCGAAGCCCTCGGCTTGTCCGGCGAGCGCCCTTAGATCCGAATCGACTCGAGAGTAAGGTAGCGCCATCCCCTGCTGAGAATATCTGGTAGTACTTTTCAGGACAATGGTAACAGACGGTAGCTGCTGTCGGAGAATATACACGAGGAGGATGAAGGTGCTGGGTGGCGGCGCTGCAGCCTGCagttggtggtggtgggaaGCCGGAAGCCTGAGCAGCTGCTGCAGACGACGCTTCCCATCTATTTAAACGGTGGGCTAAAACAACGGCTATTTTTGCCGATGGTGGTTCTTTCTCCTCCGGCAAACTTGGGCACAACGGAAATCCTGTTGTTAGATCCACTAGCAATCGGAAGTAGCAGCAGTTACTAACCAACATCATCTAatgagagaaagcgagagaaaGAGCAGAAATTCTTACCGGCGGCAGTTACCACCGACGTTTAACGAACACGCAATTTCACTGCCCAAAAAACGGACGTCCAATTTGTTGCTGATCCcttatttcctttctctttctgttttttggTTGTAAGCTCGAATCAGGAACAAAATAGTTGCTCTTCGGATGCGATGTAGCTATTGCCACATTCGACTTATCTGATATTCTAGTCCCATTAACTCGCATTCAGATGTTCAAAATTGCAGAGTCTAATTCAAAGATTTAGTGTAATGGAAGACGACGGTTGGTGTCCGCAAAAAAATCTATTACGAAGACAATTACTAATTAAACTCCACGTTTTAATTGTTGCCCACCAATCCAAAATCGAAATTGTGAATTGAGCGTCCAATGTCATTAAAATCCATAGATGCCGTTCAAACATTGATGAACTAATAACAACACcagtttcacttttttattgctgcattaaatatgtaaaatgaaaaaCGCTGCCTCTCCGCAAAATCTGGCTAGTTAAGTTGGCAGTGTCCAAAGCCAAGGGCTGAAAAAGGATGCCCTCAAAGCAGATTCTTTAGCAGAAAAACCGGCAAATTAAATGGCAGGTCGAAGGGACATCCATAAACAACTAATTGTAACCGGAACAAATGAC from Nymphaea colorata isolate Beijing-Zhang1983 chromosome 6, ASM883128v2, whole genome shotgun sequence includes these protein-coding regions:
- the LOC116256822 gene encoding pectate lyase 1; the encoded protein is MALPYSRVDSDLRALAGQAEGFGRFAIGGLHGAVYRVTSLADDGLGSLREACRRKEPLWIVFEVSGVIHLSSYLKVSSYKTIDGRGQRIKLTGKGLQLKECEHVIICNLEFEGGRDADCIQIKPKSRHIWIDRCSLRDYDDGLVDITRASTDITVSRCHFSQHNKTILIGADPTHIEDRCIRVTIHHCFFDGTRQRHPRVRFGKVHLYNNYIKNWGIYAVCASIESQIFSQCNIYEAGQKKQAFKYLTEKAADKEEAGSGYIRSEGDLFVSDTESGLLENIDHSTFFKAGEIYPTWTMEAPTEALKEVIRLSAGWQLVARPEEAAA